The Amblyomma americanum isolate KBUSLIRL-KWMA chromosome 5, ASM5285725v1, whole genome shotgun sequence genome window below encodes:
- the LOC144134188 gene encoding facilitated trehalose transporter Tret1-like: MAKDRGKQCGAHQTGIAAGIMYTYALGQFIDWSQLALCCAVPSILTAVLLVRAVESPRWLMEQGRRGDAQAALRRLRRYASLADSEFEVIEVIYPKTPMPILHYMLAVVVIVSQQFSGVNVIMQYATGPLQVQFGATPHEDFIFLAIIQLVTTGMCAQLLDLAGRVRPLAVSVALCTGSMMVLGSVYFAAANPAYAVDSTLASNLIFGSKVVFSAAFSAGLGPASWVLAVELAPLRASGFDFGSVCAFYWASALAVVSLFATLGTDQHSLAVLCWVCGTVTFAGGVTTFTFAPETVGISVESILMEGQDYKKKKKTSDTAEAATSSITPRPDEAKALSQHKENSSRARLGVPAAERGHTAGVE, encoded by the exons ATGGCCAAGGACAGGGGCAAGCAG TGTGGCGCTCACCAGACGGGCATCGCGGCAGGCATAATGTACACGTACGCTCTGGGCCAGTTCATCGACTGGTCGCAGCTGGCCCTGTGCTGCGCGGTGCCGTCCATCCTCACGGCGGTCCTGCTGGTGCGCGCCGTCGAGTCTCCGCGCTGGCTAATGGAGCAGGGTAGGCGTGGCGACGCCCAGGCGGCGCTGAGGAGGCTGCGCAGATATGCCTCTTTGGCGGACAGCGAGTTCGAG GTGATTGAGGTGATCTACCCGAAAACACCGATGCCCATCCTGCATTACATGCTCGCTGTGGTTGTAATCGTGTCCCAGCAATTCTCCGGCGTCAACGTCATCATGCAGTACGCCACGGGGCCCCTGCAGGTCCAGTTCGGGGCGACTCCGCACGAGGATTTCATCTTCCTCGCAATCATACAG TTGGTGACGACAGGGATGTGTGCTCAGCTGCTGGACCTGGCGGGGCGCGTGAGGCCGCTGGCGGTGTCGGTGGCTTTGTGCACGGGCAGCATGATGGTTCTGGGTAGTGTCTACTTTGCGGCAGCAAACCCCGCCTATGCAGTGGACAGCACACTGGCATCTAACCTGATCTTCGGATCCAAG GTCGTCTTCAGCGCCGCCTTTTCCGCTGGCCTTGGTCCCGCGTCCTGGGTGCTGGCCGTCGAACTGGCGCCGCTGCGCGCAAGCGGCTTCGACTTCGGCAGCGTGTGCGCCTTCTACTGGGCCTCAGCGCTGGCAGTCGTCAGCCTGTTCGCCACGCTGGGAACGGACCAGCACTCGCTGGCGGTGCTCTGCTGGGTCTGCGGCACCGTCACCTTCGCGGGCGGCGTCACCACCTTCACGTTTGCTCCGGAAACCGTCGGCATCAGCGTCGAAAGCATACTGATGGAGGGCCAGGActacaagaagaaaaagaagacatcGGACACGGCTGAAGCTGCCACCTCTTCCATCACGCCGCGTCCTGACGAAGCTAAGGCTCTCAGCCAACACAAAGAAAACAGCTCGAGGGCGCGGCTTGGTGTTCCAGCAGCTGAAAGAGGTCACACGGCTGGGGTCGAGTGA